One window of Nicotiana tomentosiformis chromosome 11, ASM39032v3, whole genome shotgun sequence genomic DNA carries:
- the LOC104119412 gene encoding helicase protein MOM1-like isoform X1 — MANDATSGRKNKDNASNNSENKLVGKGSSSRGSGNTDGSTRSSVLETSSKQKALSPASTRKSERLEMRTPSTPPAKRKSVRLEQQNNPTPLKRSERCSSTSRSRYLGRESNSSITKKEENREKTAKKLTTEFENVSTSKKNAAASVGLKRKRLDGRTYKLLFKKQYKGGTASDHCEDDGIDGEHGSKSPSSLLREEDLVAPEERGILFNEQKSLHIHLKAEIAKLFGVIKVSEVIKHTAEKFLEYIMENHRVSKEPETILQAFQISLSWIAASIAKQKIDKDDIFLLVKQQLQFRCTKEEANNVYLKLRSLKKIFLQRLDQNAPRYPISSVKSVKEEPYKGSMSQTVVSTLLNVKTDIKDRLLDKGFSGEGSVIPKEKLMDSQREKVFKKVQCRLDRQISMLGQKQLEKIEEFHRIWEKKKEELEKEYRMEIAVLRSIHGQTAATKDRQKALETEFARKMEEHKCLKDKQLKELEANFSAMRNEEMHNSHYAVDELHLLGSDSGDGMRCSEESLNVSDSNPKTVTPVCGQHVELQCPDNVVSGMHGDVTASDAPASSQDECHVLPVLSTNVFEASVSEEQAEITTTGRALVAAIEQSNEAGNSGGSGEEIACKVPLLSKEHTGEVASDERSRDCSLEISEAPLNKVVEHDQISEINNINQELGTENNIPENNSDSLTVDGNQRDEISFVDGNQLTPEESPADLPCLEAVPSSDNACSLRQNSVHLDECSRSSGDNGSHDNNVLLSGNQIGIQTELISGRTINNTSEAMLADSCEQHRTVGADVPIATHHTHRESASQTHVERNFIPIPGSSPHAAEPLHQAVSPAGENLVPRASVVSNISVTCNQSILPAVSRVHPQSITDLRASSQNTETAFQLVHSSAELSSQAVSQHNVNVAFFQGSNNMPVHPAHQMATWNSALPFHSDPLHIIWERAHKEREQVTKGHEDMKLHLRAECEKEIEVVAASIRKKYDLKLQEAEAAYLLKKNELDMNQKIVLMNKALANAFRFKCIDLEVTGRPVMQEVVPPAYMQHQVWWQHSLRSSPMTGSSSASEQASALACLRSSPISGLSSARLPVGGQPTPVPYLPVADYSIHSGGTSRPTLRSPPAADQQTAAFSHSTAFPTGIVTRPPLISIISPSRGNPRLGGDIRAPAPHLQPFRVPTSTLVSSSSTLPNGVQGHPRPVKVAASSCSHPQLSSLRSTSVPLQVLHHEIQPPIVPQLAVNLSNSGSTSLDHGLGGMPAIQNAYLSARELLLDMENQSRANRPNFMLPLSDIGCNIDSVDLSDFHSLGSVQGGSSSAGKATNQVPVRKSQKLWRSRKITDKIAVLQKLVSPRAKADAAASVLHEAYNSIKALQDQIQNLCNMESTSHNSDSLFHAQNSRGEQIDLQSKGICVVPLPVSLMQKLTDEDVFSENMQS; from the exons ATGGCTAATGATGCTACATCTGGGAGAAAAAATAAGGACAATGCGAGTAATAACTCAGAGAACAAACTGGTTGGTAAAGGATCATCAAGTCGTGGTTCTGGAAATACAGATGGATCCACAAGAAGCTCAGTTCTGGAAACCTCATCGAAACAAAAGGCTTTAAGCCCTGCAAGTACAAGGAAGTCTGAGCGCCTAGAGATGCGAACACCATCTACTCCTCCTGCTAAGAGGAAATCTGTGAGACTTGAACAACAGAATAATCCGACACCCTTAAAAAGGTCTGAGAGGTGCTCTTCTACATCAAGATCAAGGTACTTAGGGAGAGAATCCAATTCGTCTATTACAAAGAAGGAGGAGAACCGAGAGAAGACTGCGAAGAAGCTGACAACAGAATTTGAAAATGTTAGCACTAGCAAGAAAAATGCTGCAGCATCTGTTGGCTTAAAAAGGAAGAGACTGGATGGCAGAACTTACAAATTATTATTCAAAAAGCAATATAAAGGAGGTACTGCATCGG ATCATTGTGAAGATGATGGTATTGATGGGGAGCATGGTTCTAAATCTCCATCTAGTTTGTTGCGTGAGGAAGACCTGGTTGCGCCTGAAGAAAGAGGAATCCTGTTCAATGAGCAGAAGAGCCTCCATATCCATCTAAAAGCTGAGATTGCAAAACTTTTTGGAGTGATAAAAGTTTCG GAAGTCATCAAGCATACTGCAGAAAAATTTCTGGAATATATTATGGAGAATCATCGTGTTAGTAAGGAACCTGAAACAATTTTGCAGGCTTTCCAGATATCTCTG TCTTGGATTGCAGCTTCAATCGCGAAGCAAAAGATTGACAAAGACGATATATTCTTGCTCGTAAAACAACAGTTACAGTTTAGATGCACTAAAGAAGAGGCAAACAATGTCTATCTGAAGCTGCGTTCCTTAAAGAAGATATTTTTGCAGAGATTGGATCAGAATGCTCCAAGATATCCTATATCATCAGTGAAATCTGTTAAAGAAGAGCCATACAAGGGAAGCATGTCGCAAACAGTAGTATCTACCCTACTGAATGTGAAAACCGATATCAAAGACAGGTTACTAGATAAAGGGTTCAGTGGTGAAGGCAGTGTAATTCCTAAGGAAAAACTTATGGATAGTCAAAGGGAAAAGGTCTTTAAGAAGGTTCAGTGCAGACTTGACAGGCAAATATCCATGCTGGGACAAAAGCAACTAGAAAAAATTGAGGAGTTCCATAGAATCTgggagaagaaaaaggaagagcTAGAGAAGGAGTACAGAATGGAGATAGCTGTTCTTCGCTCTATACATGGTCAGACTGCAGCAACTAAGGATAGACAAAAAGCATTAGAAACTGAGTTTGCAAGGAAAATGGAAGAGCACAAATGCCTTAAGGACAAGCAACTCAAAGAGCTTGAGGCTAATTTCTCTGCTATGAGGAATGAGGAGATGCATAATTCCCATTATGCGGTTGATGAGCTCCATTTGCTTGGATCTGATTCTGGGGACGGCATGAGGTGCTCCGAGGAAAGTTTAAATGTCTCTGACAGTAATCCCAAGACTGTTACCCCTGTATGTGGACAGCATGTTGAGTTACAGTGTCCGGACAATGTTGTCTCTGGCATGCATGGTGACGTGACAGCATCTGATGCACCTGCATCTTCTCAAGACGAGTGCCATGTTCTTCCTGTTCTATCTACTAATGTCTTCGAAGCTTCAGTTTCAGAAGAGCAAGCTGAGATCACCACCACGGGGAGAGCATTGGTTGCTGCAATTGAGCAGTCCAATGAAGCAGGTAATTCAGGTGGCAGTGGAGAGGAAATTGCTTGTAAGGTTCCTCTACTTTCCAAAGAACATACTGGTGAAGTCGCATCAGACGAGCGAAGTCGAGACTGTTCACTGGAAATATCTGAAGCTCCTCTTAACAAAGTTGTGGAACATGATCAAATTTCTGAAATAAATAACATTAATCAAGAACTGGGTACAGAAAATAATATTCCGGAAAATAATTCTGATTCACTAACTGTTGATGGAAACCAGAGAGACGAAATTAGCTTCGTTGATGGAAACCAATTAACTCCAGAGGAATCGCCAGCAGACTTGCCTTGTTTAGAAGCAGTTCCTTCTTCCGATAATGCTTGTTCTTTGCGGCAAAATTCT GTACATTTGGATGAATGTTCCCGGTCTTCAGGAGATAATGGATCACATGATAACAATGTGCTACTTAGTGGAAACCAGATTGGAATACAAACTGAACTTATTTCTGGACGGACTATAAACAACACTTCTGAAGCAATGTTAGCTGACAGTTGTGAGCAACATCGTACAGTAGGTGCTGATGTTCCCATTGCCACTCACCATACTCACAGAGAGAGTGCATCTCAAACCCATGTTGAAAGAAACTTTATTCCAATCCCTGGATCCTCCCCCCATGCAGCAGAACCTTTACATCAAGCTGTTTCTCCAGCTGGGGAAAATCTGGTGCCTCGTGCATCTGTTGTCTCAAACATAAGTGTTACTTGCAATCAATCAATCTTACCAGCAGTCAGCAGAGTGCATCCTCAATCCATTACTGATCTTCGTGCATCTTCTCAGAATACTGAAACTGCGTTTCAATTGGTTCATAGTTCCGCTGAGCTTTCTAGTCAAGCAGTCTCTCAACATAACGTTAATGTTGCCTTTTTTCAAGGATCTAACAATATGCCAGTGCATCCTGCCCATCAGATGGCCACTTGGAATTCAGCTCTTCCTTTCCATTCTGATCCCCTTCATATCATATGGGAAAGGGCACATAAAGAAAGAGAACAAGTGACAAAAGGCCACGAGGATATG AAATTGCATCTGAGAGCTGAGTGCGAGAAGGAAATAGAGGTTGTTGCTGCATCAATTCGTAAGAAATATGATTTAAAGCTTCAGGAGGCTGAGGCAGCATATCTTTTGAAGAAGAATGAGCTTGATATGAATCAGAAAATAGTTCTCATGAATAAGGCTCTGGCTAATGCTTTCAGATTTAAATGCATAGATCTTGAAGTTACTGGGCGTCCAGTTATGCAGGAag TTGTGCCTCCTGCTTATATGCAGCATCAGGTATGGTGGCAGCATAGTTTGAGGTCTTCTCCTATGACTGGTTCATCTTCTGCCAGCGAGCAAGCTTCAGCCCTAGCTTGTTTAAGATCTTCCCCAATCAGTGGTTTGTCTTCAGCTCGCCTACCTGTGGGGGGCCAGCCGACTCCTGTCCCATATTTACCAGTTGCTGATTATTCAATACATTCTGGGGGAACCTCTCGGCCTACATTAAGATCTCCACCTGCAGCTGATCAGCAGACTGCTGCTTTTAGTCATTCAACAGCATTTCCTACAGGAATTGTAACCCGGCCGCCTCTCATTAGCATAATCAGCCCTTCCAGGGGTAATCCTCGATTAGGTGGCGATATTCGTGCTCCAGCCCCTCATCTTCAGCCTTTCAGGGTACCTACATCAACCCTTGTTAGCAGCTCATCGACCCTTCCAAACGGTGTGCAAGGTCATCCACGACCTGTTAAGGTGGCTGCATCATCATGTTCACATCCGCAACTTTCATCTCTACGATCAACATCAGTCCCATTGCAAGTTTTGCATCATGAAATACAGCCACCCATAGTGCCACAATTAGCTGTAAATCTTTCGAATTCTGGGAGTACATCATTGGACCATGGACTTGGAGGAATGCCTGCTATACAGAATGCATATCTCTCTGCACGGGAATTGCTTCTAGACATGGAGAATCAATCTCGTGCAAACAGGCCTAATTTTATGCTACCTTTATCAGATATTGGCTGTAACATTGATTCAGTAGACCTATCTGACTTTCATTCACTGGGCAGTGTACAGGGAGGTTCTTCCTCTGCTGGGAAAGCTACTAAT CAGGTGCCAGTGAGGAAAAGCCAGAAGCTCTGGAGAAGCCGGAAGATAACGGACAAGATTGCAGTGCTGCAAAAGCTAGTTTCTCCCCGTGCCAAG GCTGATGCAGCAGCTTCAGTCCTCCATGAGGCTTACAACTCTATCAAGGCTCTTCAAGATCAGATTCAG AACTTGTGTAATATGGAAAGCACTTCTCACAACAGTGATTCCCTTTTTCACGCGCAG AATAGCAGGGGGGAACAAATTGATCTACAAAGCAAAGGTATTTGCGTGGTTCCACTTCCAGTGTCACTTATGCAGAAACTAACAGACGAAGACGTCTTCAGCGAAAACATGCAGTCATGA
- the LOC104119412 gene encoding helicase protein MOM1-like isoform X2 produces the protein MANDATSGRKNKDNASNNSENKLVGKGSSSRGSGNTDGSTRSSVLETSSKQKALSPASTRKSERLEMRTPSTPPAKRKSVRLEQQNNPTPLKRSERCSSTSRSRYLGRESNSSITKKEENREKTAKKLTTEFENVSTSKKNAAASVGLKRKRLDGRTYKLLFKKQYKGGTASDHCEDDGIDGEHGSKSPSSLLREEDLVAPEERGILFNEQKSLHIHLKAEIAKLFGVIKVSEVIKHTAEKFLEYIMENHRVSKEPETILQAFQISLSWIAASIAKQKIDKDDIFLLVKQQLQFRCTKEEANNVYLKLRSLKKIFLQRLDQNAPRYPISSVKSVKEEPYKGSMSQTVVSTLLNVKTDIKDRLLDKGFSGEGSVIPKEKLMDSQREKVFKKVQCRLDRQISMLGQKQLEKIEEFHRIWEKKKEELEKEYRMEIAVLRSIHGQTAATKDRQKALETEFARKMEEHKCLKDKQLKELEANFSAMRNEEMHNSHYAVDELHLLGSDSGDGMRCSEESLNVSDSNPKTVTPVCGQHVELQCPDNVVSGMHGDVTASDAPASSQDECHVLPVLSTNVFEASVSEEQAEITTTGRALVAAIEQSNEAGNSGGSGEEIACKVPLLSKEHTGEVASDERSRDCSLEISEAPLNKVVEHDQISEINNINQELGTENNIPENNSDSLTVDGNQRDEISFVDGNQLTPEESPADLPCLEAVPSSDNACSLRQNSVHLDECSRSSGDNGSHDNNVLLSGNQIGIQTELISGRTINNTSEAMLADSCEQHRTVGADVPIATHHTHRESASQTHVERNFIPIPGSSPHAAEPLHQAVSPAGENLVPRASVVSNISVTCNQSILPAVSRVHPQSITDLRASSQNTETAFQLVHSSAELSSQAVSQHNVNVAFFQGSNNMPVHPAHQMATWNSALPFHSDPLHIIWERAHKEREQVTKGHEDMKLHLRAECEKEIEVVAASIRKKYDLKLQEAEAAYLLKKNELDMNQKIVLMNKALANAFRFKCIDLEVTGRPVMQEVVPPAYMQHQVWWQHSLRSSPMTGSSSASEQASALACLRSSPISGLSSARLPVGGQPTPVPYLPVADYSIHSGGTSRPTLRSPPAADQQTAAFSHSTAFPTGIVTRPPLISIISPSRGNPRLGGDIRAPAPHLQPFRVPTSTLVSSSSTLPNGVQGHPRPVKVAASSCSHPQLSSLRSTSVPLQVLHHEIQPPIVPQLAVNLSNSGSTSLDHGLGGMPAIQNAYLSARELLLDMENQSRANRPNFMLPLSDIGCNIDSVDLSDFHSLGSVQGGSSSAGKATNVPVRKSQKLWRSRKITDKIAVLQKLVSPRAKADAAASVLHEAYNSIKALQDQIQNLCNMESTSHNSDSLFHAQNSRGEQIDLQSKGICVVPLPVSLMQKLTDEDVFSENMQS, from the exons ATGGCTAATGATGCTACATCTGGGAGAAAAAATAAGGACAATGCGAGTAATAACTCAGAGAACAAACTGGTTGGTAAAGGATCATCAAGTCGTGGTTCTGGAAATACAGATGGATCCACAAGAAGCTCAGTTCTGGAAACCTCATCGAAACAAAAGGCTTTAAGCCCTGCAAGTACAAGGAAGTCTGAGCGCCTAGAGATGCGAACACCATCTACTCCTCCTGCTAAGAGGAAATCTGTGAGACTTGAACAACAGAATAATCCGACACCCTTAAAAAGGTCTGAGAGGTGCTCTTCTACATCAAGATCAAGGTACTTAGGGAGAGAATCCAATTCGTCTATTACAAAGAAGGAGGAGAACCGAGAGAAGACTGCGAAGAAGCTGACAACAGAATTTGAAAATGTTAGCACTAGCAAGAAAAATGCTGCAGCATCTGTTGGCTTAAAAAGGAAGAGACTGGATGGCAGAACTTACAAATTATTATTCAAAAAGCAATATAAAGGAGGTACTGCATCGG ATCATTGTGAAGATGATGGTATTGATGGGGAGCATGGTTCTAAATCTCCATCTAGTTTGTTGCGTGAGGAAGACCTGGTTGCGCCTGAAGAAAGAGGAATCCTGTTCAATGAGCAGAAGAGCCTCCATATCCATCTAAAAGCTGAGATTGCAAAACTTTTTGGAGTGATAAAAGTTTCG GAAGTCATCAAGCATACTGCAGAAAAATTTCTGGAATATATTATGGAGAATCATCGTGTTAGTAAGGAACCTGAAACAATTTTGCAGGCTTTCCAGATATCTCTG TCTTGGATTGCAGCTTCAATCGCGAAGCAAAAGATTGACAAAGACGATATATTCTTGCTCGTAAAACAACAGTTACAGTTTAGATGCACTAAAGAAGAGGCAAACAATGTCTATCTGAAGCTGCGTTCCTTAAAGAAGATATTTTTGCAGAGATTGGATCAGAATGCTCCAAGATATCCTATATCATCAGTGAAATCTGTTAAAGAAGAGCCATACAAGGGAAGCATGTCGCAAACAGTAGTATCTACCCTACTGAATGTGAAAACCGATATCAAAGACAGGTTACTAGATAAAGGGTTCAGTGGTGAAGGCAGTGTAATTCCTAAGGAAAAACTTATGGATAGTCAAAGGGAAAAGGTCTTTAAGAAGGTTCAGTGCAGACTTGACAGGCAAATATCCATGCTGGGACAAAAGCAACTAGAAAAAATTGAGGAGTTCCATAGAATCTgggagaagaaaaaggaagagcTAGAGAAGGAGTACAGAATGGAGATAGCTGTTCTTCGCTCTATACATGGTCAGACTGCAGCAACTAAGGATAGACAAAAAGCATTAGAAACTGAGTTTGCAAGGAAAATGGAAGAGCACAAATGCCTTAAGGACAAGCAACTCAAAGAGCTTGAGGCTAATTTCTCTGCTATGAGGAATGAGGAGATGCATAATTCCCATTATGCGGTTGATGAGCTCCATTTGCTTGGATCTGATTCTGGGGACGGCATGAGGTGCTCCGAGGAAAGTTTAAATGTCTCTGACAGTAATCCCAAGACTGTTACCCCTGTATGTGGACAGCATGTTGAGTTACAGTGTCCGGACAATGTTGTCTCTGGCATGCATGGTGACGTGACAGCATCTGATGCACCTGCATCTTCTCAAGACGAGTGCCATGTTCTTCCTGTTCTATCTACTAATGTCTTCGAAGCTTCAGTTTCAGAAGAGCAAGCTGAGATCACCACCACGGGGAGAGCATTGGTTGCTGCAATTGAGCAGTCCAATGAAGCAGGTAATTCAGGTGGCAGTGGAGAGGAAATTGCTTGTAAGGTTCCTCTACTTTCCAAAGAACATACTGGTGAAGTCGCATCAGACGAGCGAAGTCGAGACTGTTCACTGGAAATATCTGAAGCTCCTCTTAACAAAGTTGTGGAACATGATCAAATTTCTGAAATAAATAACATTAATCAAGAACTGGGTACAGAAAATAATATTCCGGAAAATAATTCTGATTCACTAACTGTTGATGGAAACCAGAGAGACGAAATTAGCTTCGTTGATGGAAACCAATTAACTCCAGAGGAATCGCCAGCAGACTTGCCTTGTTTAGAAGCAGTTCCTTCTTCCGATAATGCTTGTTCTTTGCGGCAAAATTCT GTACATTTGGATGAATGTTCCCGGTCTTCAGGAGATAATGGATCACATGATAACAATGTGCTACTTAGTGGAAACCAGATTGGAATACAAACTGAACTTATTTCTGGACGGACTATAAACAACACTTCTGAAGCAATGTTAGCTGACAGTTGTGAGCAACATCGTACAGTAGGTGCTGATGTTCCCATTGCCACTCACCATACTCACAGAGAGAGTGCATCTCAAACCCATGTTGAAAGAAACTTTATTCCAATCCCTGGATCCTCCCCCCATGCAGCAGAACCTTTACATCAAGCTGTTTCTCCAGCTGGGGAAAATCTGGTGCCTCGTGCATCTGTTGTCTCAAACATAAGTGTTACTTGCAATCAATCAATCTTACCAGCAGTCAGCAGAGTGCATCCTCAATCCATTACTGATCTTCGTGCATCTTCTCAGAATACTGAAACTGCGTTTCAATTGGTTCATAGTTCCGCTGAGCTTTCTAGTCAAGCAGTCTCTCAACATAACGTTAATGTTGCCTTTTTTCAAGGATCTAACAATATGCCAGTGCATCCTGCCCATCAGATGGCCACTTGGAATTCAGCTCTTCCTTTCCATTCTGATCCCCTTCATATCATATGGGAAAGGGCACATAAAGAAAGAGAACAAGTGACAAAAGGCCACGAGGATATG AAATTGCATCTGAGAGCTGAGTGCGAGAAGGAAATAGAGGTTGTTGCTGCATCAATTCGTAAGAAATATGATTTAAAGCTTCAGGAGGCTGAGGCAGCATATCTTTTGAAGAAGAATGAGCTTGATATGAATCAGAAAATAGTTCTCATGAATAAGGCTCTGGCTAATGCTTTCAGATTTAAATGCATAGATCTTGAAGTTACTGGGCGTCCAGTTATGCAGGAag TTGTGCCTCCTGCTTATATGCAGCATCAGGTATGGTGGCAGCATAGTTTGAGGTCTTCTCCTATGACTGGTTCATCTTCTGCCAGCGAGCAAGCTTCAGCCCTAGCTTGTTTAAGATCTTCCCCAATCAGTGGTTTGTCTTCAGCTCGCCTACCTGTGGGGGGCCAGCCGACTCCTGTCCCATATTTACCAGTTGCTGATTATTCAATACATTCTGGGGGAACCTCTCGGCCTACATTAAGATCTCCACCTGCAGCTGATCAGCAGACTGCTGCTTTTAGTCATTCAACAGCATTTCCTACAGGAATTGTAACCCGGCCGCCTCTCATTAGCATAATCAGCCCTTCCAGGGGTAATCCTCGATTAGGTGGCGATATTCGTGCTCCAGCCCCTCATCTTCAGCCTTTCAGGGTACCTACATCAACCCTTGTTAGCAGCTCATCGACCCTTCCAAACGGTGTGCAAGGTCATCCACGACCTGTTAAGGTGGCTGCATCATCATGTTCACATCCGCAACTTTCATCTCTACGATCAACATCAGTCCCATTGCAAGTTTTGCATCATGAAATACAGCCACCCATAGTGCCACAATTAGCTGTAAATCTTTCGAATTCTGGGAGTACATCATTGGACCATGGACTTGGAGGAATGCCTGCTATACAGAATGCATATCTCTCTGCACGGGAATTGCTTCTAGACATGGAGAATCAATCTCGTGCAAACAGGCCTAATTTTATGCTACCTTTATCAGATATTGGCTGTAACATTGATTCAGTAGACCTATCTGACTTTCATTCACTGGGCAGTGTACAGGGAGGTTCTTCCTCTGCTGGGAAAGCTACTAAT GTGCCAGTGAGGAAAAGCCAGAAGCTCTGGAGAAGCCGGAAGATAACGGACAAGATTGCAGTGCTGCAAAAGCTAGTTTCTCCCCGTGCCAAG GCTGATGCAGCAGCTTCAGTCCTCCATGAGGCTTACAACTCTATCAAGGCTCTTCAAGATCAGATTCAG AACTTGTGTAATATGGAAAGCACTTCTCACAACAGTGATTCCCTTTTTCACGCGCAG AATAGCAGGGGGGAACAAATTGATCTACAAAGCAAAGGTATTTGCGTGGTTCCACTTCCAGTGTCACTTATGCAGAAACTAACAGACGAAGACGTCTTCAGCGAAAACATGCAGTCATGA